A part of Papaver somniferum cultivar HN1 unplaced genomic scaffold, ASM357369v1 unplaced-scaffold_118, whole genome shotgun sequence genomic DNA contains:
- the LOC113330630 gene encoding uncharacterized protein LOC113330630 isoform X3, with translation MKQKLAAKEEDTAEDLRKRMTFFQRYCTSRFYVLFIRMEGSIKQGLSRRRNPNFQPIRSHRVCQDSIWASRSCRNLGSGTSGHQLEVLTLLTACILKKWKWVEFWYKFLKLVVQVGIWLDTQSSFMLLSLSTSICSRWSACHAATTSERYATTG, from the exons ATGAAGCAGAAATTGGCAGCAAAAGAAGAAGACACGGCAGAGGACCTGCGAAAGAGAATGACATTCTTTCAGCGTTATTGCACTAGCAGGTTTTATGTACTTTTCATTAGGATGGAGGGAAGCATAAAGCAAGGCTTGTCGAGGAGGAGAAACCCGAACTTCCAGCCAATAAGGAGTCATCGAGTTTGCCAAGATTCTATATGGGCATCTCGAAGCTGTAG GAACCTTGGCTCTGGCACTAGTGGACATCAACTGGAAGTTTTGACCTTACTGACTGCATGCATCTTAAAGAA GTGGAAGTGGGTCGAGTTTTGGTATAAATTCCTTAAGCTTGTTG TACAGGTGGGAATATGGTTGGATACACAAAGCTCTTTCATGCTGCTGAGTTTGTCCACAAGCAT ATGCTCCCGGTGGTCAGCCTGTCATGCAGCAACCACTTCCGAGAGATATGCCACAACGGGGTAG
- the LOC113330630 gene encoding uncharacterized protein LOC113330630 isoform X1 has product MKQKLAAKEEDTAEDLRKRMTFFQRYCTSRFYVLFIRMEGSIKQGLSRRRNPNFQPIRSHRVCQDSIWASRSCRNLGSGTSGHQLEVLTLLTACILKKWKWVEFWYKFLKLVGGNMVGYTKLFHAAEFVHKHVRLKHLDLVMDLTSKVLEELYFYHYMNDTDAPGGQPVMQQPLPRDMPQRGRMDNQTNG; this is encoded by the exons ATGAAGCAGAAATTGGCAGCAAAAGAAGAAGACACGGCAGAGGACCTGCGAAAGAGAATGACATTCTTTCAGCGTTATTGCACTAGCAGGTTTTATGTACTTTTCATTAGGATGGAGGGAAGCATAAAGCAAGGCTTGTCGAGGAGGAGAAACCCGAACTTCCAGCCAATAAGGAGTCATCGAGTTTGCCAAGATTCTATATGGGCATCTCGAAGCTGTAG GAACCTTGGCTCTGGCACTAGTGGACATCAACTGGAAGTTTTGACCTTACTGACTGCATGCATCTTAAAGAA GTGGAAGTGGGTCGAGTTTTGGTATAAATTCCTTAAGCTTGTTG GTGGGAATATGGTTGGATACACAAAGCTCTTTCATGCTGCTGAGTTTGTCCACAAGCATGTGAGATTGAAACACCTGGACCTCGTGATGGATCTGACTTCTAAAGTGCTTGAAGAGTTATATTTTTACCATTACATGAATGATACAGATGCTCCCGGTGGTCAGCCTGTCATGCAGCAACCACTTCCGAGAGATATGCCACAACGGGGTAGGATGGATAACCAAACCAACGGCTAA
- the LOC113330630 gene encoding uncharacterized protein LOC113330630 isoform X4, which translates to MKQKLAAKEEDTAEDLRKRMTFFQRYCTSRFYVLFIRMEGSIKQGLSRRRNPNFQPIRSHRVCQDSIWASRSCRNLGSGTSGHQLEVLTLLTACILKKWKWVEFWYKFLKLVDAPGGQPVMQQPLPRDMPQRGRMDNQTNG; encoded by the exons ATGAAGCAGAAATTGGCAGCAAAAGAAGAAGACACGGCAGAGGACCTGCGAAAGAGAATGACATTCTTTCAGCGTTATTGCACTAGCAGGTTTTATGTACTTTTCATTAGGATGGAGGGAAGCATAAAGCAAGGCTTGTCGAGGAGGAGAAACCCGAACTTCCAGCCAATAAGGAGTCATCGAGTTTGCCAAGATTCTATATGGGCATCTCGAAGCTGTAG GAACCTTGGCTCTGGCACTAGTGGACATCAACTGGAAGTTTTGACCTTACTGACTGCATGCATCTTAAAGAA GTGGAAGTGGGTCGAGTTTTGGTATAAATTCCTTAAGCTTGTTG ATGCTCCCGGTGGTCAGCCTGTCATGCAGCAACCACTTCCGAGAGATATGCCACAACGGGGTAGGATGGATAACCAAACCAACGGCTAA
- the LOC113330630 gene encoding uncharacterized protein LOC113330630 isoform X2 — protein sequence MKQKLAAKEEDTAEDLRKRMTFFQRYCTSRFYVLFIRMEGSIKQGLSRRRNPNFQPIRSHRVCQDSIWASRSCRNLGSGTSGHQLEVLTLLTACILKKWKWVEFWYKFLKLVGGNMVGYTKLFHAAEFVHKHMLPVVSLSCSNHFREICHNGVGWITKPTAKRRSWELSSQRSGED from the exons ATGAAGCAGAAATTGGCAGCAAAAGAAGAAGACACGGCAGAGGACCTGCGAAAGAGAATGACATTCTTTCAGCGTTATTGCACTAGCAGGTTTTATGTACTTTTCATTAGGATGGAGGGAAGCATAAAGCAAGGCTTGTCGAGGAGGAGAAACCCGAACTTCCAGCCAATAAGGAGTCATCGAGTTTGCCAAGATTCTATATGGGCATCTCGAAGCTGTAG GAACCTTGGCTCTGGCACTAGTGGACATCAACTGGAAGTTTTGACCTTACTGACTGCATGCATCTTAAAGAA GTGGAAGTGGGTCGAGTTTTGGTATAAATTCCTTAAGCTTGTTG GTGGGAATATGGTTGGATACACAAAGCTCTTTCATGCTGCTGAGTTTGTCCACAAGCAT ATGCTCCCGGTGGTCAGCCTGTCATGCAGCAACCACTTCCGAGAGATATGCCACAACGGGGTAGGATGGATAACCAAACCAACGGCTAAGAGACGATCATGGGAACTATCATCGCAGAGATCAGGAGAGGATTGA
- the LOC113330630 gene encoding serrate RNA effector molecule-like isoform X5 — MGISKLNLGSGTSGHQLEVLTLLTACILKKWKWVEFWYKFLKLVGGNMVGYTKLFHAAEFVHKHVRLKHLDLVMDLTSKVLEELYFYHYMNDTDAPGGQPVMQQPLPRDMPQRGRMDNQTNG, encoded by the exons ATGGGCATCTCGAAGCT GAACCTTGGCTCTGGCACTAGTGGACATCAACTGGAAGTTTTGACCTTACTGACTGCATGCATCTTAAAGAA GTGGAAGTGGGTCGAGTTTTGGTATAAATTCCTTAAGCTTGTTG GTGGGAATATGGTTGGATACACAAAGCTCTTTCATGCTGCTGAGTTTGTCCACAAGCATGTGAGATTGAAACACCTGGACCTCGTGATGGATCTGACTTCTAAAGTGCTTGAAGAGTTATATTTTTACCATTACATGAATGATACAGATGCTCCCGGTGGTCAGCCTGTCATGCAGCAACCACTTCCGAGAGATATGCCACAACGGGGTAGGATGGATAACCAAACCAACGGCTAA